A single genomic interval of Psychroserpens sp. NJDZ02 harbors:
- a CDS encoding IS3 family transposase: MLKDEFYRDQTFDNVNHKKRAVKKAINLYNEVGLHLSLDYKTPNMVYKLSA; encoded by the coding sequence ATTTTAAAAGATGAATTTTATCGCGACCAAACCTTTGATAACGTGAACCACAAAAAGAGAGCCGTAAAAAAGGCAATTAATTTATACAACGAAGTAGGATTACATTTATCTTTAGATTATAAAACACCTAATATGGTATATAAATTATCAGCTTAA